One window from the genome of Sphingomicrobium arenosum encodes:
- the carA gene encoding glutamine-hydrolyzing carbamoyl-phosphate synthase small subunit: MPQRAHPLDTATGIIVFADGRTIRGHGFGAAGEAVGELCFNTAMTGYQEVMTDPSYARQVIAFTFPHIGNVGANDEDVEAPVAHALGCITRELVTPPSNFRSQRNFAAWMAEHGRIGISGVDTRALTQLVREEGPPTVVIAHDPDGNFDLAKLQQMAKDWPGLEGMDLAQEVSRRQLDQWSDGGWELGQGYKLGHADANAPHVVAIDYGAKHNIFRNLVEAGARVTVVPATASYEEIIAHDPDGIFLSNGPGDPAATGDYAIPVIQQLLETKKPLFGICLGHQLLALAVGGQTEKMFQGHRGANHPVKRCADGVVEITSMNHGFAVKREGLPDFVRETHVSLFDDSNCGIELTDRPAFSVQYHPEASPGPQDSFYLFEKFVGMMR; the protein is encoded by the coding sequence ATGCCTCAACGCGCGCACCCCCTCGACACCGCCACCGGCATCATCGTCTTCGCCGACGGCCGCACCATCAGGGGGCATGGCTTCGGCGCCGCCGGCGAGGCGGTCGGCGAACTGTGCTTCAACACCGCCATGACCGGCTATCAGGAGGTCATGACCGACCCCAGTTATGCGCGGCAGGTCATCGCCTTCACTTTCCCGCATATCGGCAATGTCGGCGCCAACGACGAAGACGTCGAGGCACCCGTCGCCCATGCGCTGGGCTGCATCACCCGCGAGCTCGTCACCCCGCCGTCCAACTTCCGCAGCCAGCGCAACTTCGCCGCCTGGATGGCCGAACATGGCCGCATCGGCATTTCGGGCGTCGACACGCGCGCGCTGACGCAGCTCGTGCGCGAGGAAGGGCCGCCGACGGTCGTCATCGCTCACGACCCCGACGGCAATTTCGACCTCGCCAAATTGCAGCAGATGGCCAAGGACTGGCCCGGCCTCGAAGGCATGGACCTCGCGCAAGAAGTCTCGCGCCGCCAGCTCGACCAGTGGAGCGACGGTGGTTGGGAGCTGGGGCAGGGTTATAAGCTCGGCCACGCCGACGCGAACGCGCCCCATGTCGTCGCCATCGACTATGGCGCCAAGCACAACATTTTCCGCAACCTCGTCGAGGCGGGCGCGCGGGTGACGGTGGTGCCGGCGACCGCTTCCTACGAAGAGATCATCGCGCATGATCCCGACGGCATCTTCCTGTCGAACGGCCCGGGCGATCCGGCGGCGACGGGCGACTATGCCATCCCGGTCATCCAGCAGCTCCTCGAGACCAAAAAGCCGCTATTCGGCATCTGCCTCGGCCATCAGCTCCTTGCGCTCGCCGTCGGCGGGCAAACGGAAAAGATGTTCCAGGGCCACCGCGGCGCCAACCATCCGGTCAAGCGCTGCGCGGACGGGGTGGTAGAGATCACCAGCATGAACCACGGCTTCGCGGTCAAGCGCGAGGGGCTGCCCGACTTCGTGCGCGAGACCCATGTCAGCCTGTTCGACGACAGCAATTGCGGCATCGAACTCACCGACCGCCCGGCGTTCAGCGTGCAATATCACCCCGAGGCCAGCCCGGGACCGCAGGACAGTTTCTACCTCTTCGAAAAGTTCGTGGGAATGATGCGGTGA
- a CDS encoding GatB/YqeY domain-containing protein, translating into MIRDDLKAAMVAGMKAGEKDKVATIRLIQSEVKNKDIEARTGGEIADDDAHVTAVLQKMVKQRRESAEMFRKGGAEDRAAAEEAEITVIEQFLPAQMGDDEIEAAVAAIIADTGATGMKDMGRVMGEVRARHGAAIEPAKASAAAKKQLAG; encoded by the coding sequence ATGATTCGCGATGATCTGAAGGCGGCGATGGTCGCGGGCATGAAGGCGGGCGAGAAGGACAAGGTGGCGACGATCCGCCTCATCCAGTCCGAGGTGAAGAACAAGGATATCGAAGCGCGTACCGGCGGCGAGATCGCCGACGATGACGCCCATGTCACCGCCGTCCTCCAGAAAATGGTCAAGCAGCGCCGCGAATCGGCGGAGATGTTCCGCAAGGGCGGCGCCGAGGACCGCGCCGCCGCCGAGGAAGCCGAGATCACGGTGATCGAACAGTTCCTGCCCGCCCAGATGGGCGATGACGAGATCGAGGCCGCCGTCGCCGCGATCATCGCCGATACCGGCGCGACCGGCATGAAGGATATGGGCCGCGTCATGGGCGAGGTTCGCGCCCGCCACGGTGCCGCGATCGAACCCGCCAAGGCCTCGGCAGCGGCCAAGAAGCAGCTCGCGGGCTGA